In Arsenophonus sp. aPb, one DNA window encodes the following:
- a CDS encoding structural protein, whose protein sequence is MADIPRGIRNHNPGNIDYNPANQWRGLLPHDPTIEKRFCRFISPEYGIRAIMVLLKTYYHQYGLHTVAQLIGRWAPNNENNTTDYCQQVAAKLGVSAQATINVDDKDILINLTKAIIQHENGQQPYHDAIFVSVVNRL, encoded by the coding sequence ATGGCTGATATACCGCGCGGTATCCGCAATCACAACCCCGGCAATATCGACTACAATCCGGCCAACCAATGGCGTGGGTTATTACCCCATGACCCTACCATTGAAAAGCGCTTTTGTCGTTTCATCTCGCCGGAGTATGGTATTCGTGCCATCATGGTTTTATTAAAAACCTATTATCATCAATATGGTTTACACACCGTTGCCCAGTTGATTGGCCGCTGGGCCCCCAATAATGAAAATAATACGACCGACTATTGCCAGCAGGTCGCCGCTAAGTTAGGTGTATCCGCACAGGCTACGATTAATGTTGATGATAAAGATATCCTGATAAATTTAACCAAAGCGATTATTCAGCATGAAAACGGTCAGCAACCTTATCATGATGCTATTTTTGTTTCGGTGGTTAACCGATTATGA
- a CDS encoding phage tail protein, with protein MKKLAELRRYLAEKIAYFTENPDNLYLFVENGRIVSTMAPSLSYEYQYTVNLIAERFSSDQNILMAVIIDWLKNHQPELLANPDKRHDGFKFEAVIHNNQTADISIELTLTERVLVTEKDGQYWVTAIPEPPDPFNDWSSV; from the coding sequence ATGAAAAAACTTGCTGAATTACGCCGCTATCTGGCAGAGAAAATCGCCTACTTTACGGAAAATCCCGATAATCTGTATTTATTTGTCGAAAATGGTCGCATTGTTTCCACAATGGCCCCGTCATTATCTTATGAATATCAATACACGGTAAATCTTATTGCTGAACGTTTTAGCAGTGATCAAAATATTCTGATGGCGGTTATCATTGACTGGCTAAAAAATCATCAACCAGAGCTGTTAGCCAACCCGGATAAACGTCATGATGGATTTAAATTTGAAGCGGTGATCCACAATAATCAAACCGCCGATATTAGCATCGAATTAACGTTAACCGAACGGGTGTTAGTGACTGAAAAAGACGGCCAATATTGGGTTACCGCGATCCCGGAGCCGCCCGATCCGTTTAATGACTGGTCATCGGTATGA
- a CDS encoding phage virion morphogenesis protein, whose amino-acid sequence MNDKALLQFDSALTVLLKKLTPAQRKQLSRLIARDLRINQLKRIRRQQNPDGNPYAPRKASFVTVLRALRFLWRGQHRQLKNWRNQKTAHGEVITGIDVDNNQERTFYRRDIERFIAVKKERISTQRKRKQTRMFKKLASAKYLRRDANDSEAVLFFSPQVAAIAETHHFGLTEKGRYHPIRYPARQLLGLTPADIAHLEDQILAFLAG is encoded by the coding sequence ATGAATGATAAGGCGCTACTGCAATTCGATTCGGCGCTGACAGTACTGTTAAAAAAATTAACACCCGCTCAGCGTAAGCAACTATCGCGCCTGATTGCCCGCGATTTGCGAATCAATCAACTCAAACGCATTCGCCGCCAGCAGAATCCTGACGGCAACCCTTATGCACCGCGCAAGGCCAGTTTTGTGACTGTGCTGCGCGCGTTACGTTTTCTCTGGCGAGGACAGCATCGGCAATTAAAAAACTGGCGTAATCAAAAAACCGCTCACGGGGAAGTGATAACTGGCATTGATGTTGATAACAATCAAGAGCGCACTTTTTATCGACGGGATATTGAACGTTTTATTGCGGTAAAAAAAGAGCGTATTAGCACACAGCGCAAACGCAAACAAACGCGTATGTTTAAAAAACTGGCCAGTGCTAAATATTTACGCCGCGACGCTAATGATAGCGAGGCGGTACTCTTTTTTTCACCGCAAGTGGCGGCGATTGCTGAAACGCACCACTTTGGTTTAACGGAAAAAGGGCGTTATCATCCTATTCGCTATCCAGCTCGACAGTTACTCGGTTTGACCCCCGCTGACATCGCCCATCTGGAAGATCAGATATTGGCTTTTCTCGCCGGTTAA
- a CDS encoding phage baseplate assembly protein V yields the protein MNSAQLLRLIRNLIRVGVVVDVNAKQGCRVKTGNLTTDWLNWLTLRAGSSRTMHAPSIGEQVLILSIGGELTTAFVLMGIFSDHYPEPTASLTADHRVYSDGAVIEYEPATGVLKASGIKNAHIDAIESIHASAEKVMVTAKTEILLDAPEVICSKKLTIGSLDVKAGGTMTGNISHTGQFSSNGIVIDKHKHGGVKRGGEQTDGPQ from the coding sequence ATGAATTCAGCCCAATTATTACGTTTAATTCGCAATCTTATTCGTGTCGGGGTGGTGGTTGACGTCAACGCGAAACAGGGCTGTCGGGTGAAAACCGGTAACCTGACCACCGATTGGCTAAATTGGCTTACCTTACGCGCCGGTTCAAGTCGCACTATGCACGCCCCAAGCATTGGTGAGCAGGTATTAATCTTATCCATCGGCGGCGAACTGACGACCGCGTTTGTGCTAATGGGTATTTTTTCCGACCACTACCCCGAGCCCACCGCCTCACTGACGGCTGATCATCGGGTTTATTCTGATGGTGCGGTGATTGAATATGAACCAGCCACCGGTGTTCTTAAAGCTAGTGGTATTAAAAACGCCCACATTGACGCGATTGAATCAATCCATGCCAGCGCTGAAAAAGTGATGGTTACCGCCAAGACAGAAATTTTGTTAGACGCCCCCGAGGTGATTTGCAGTAAAAAATTAACCATCGGTAGCCTGGATGTGAAAGCAGGCGGCACAATGACCGGCAATATTAGCCACACGGGTCAGTTTTCCTCTAATGGGATCGTGATTGATAAACATAAACACGGCGGCGTTAAACGCGGTGGTGAACAGACGGACGGCCCACAATGA
- a CDS encoding GPW/gp25 family protein yields MRYLGMNAINGRAITDSEHIRQSIRDILLTPIGSRLARRTYGSLLSELIDSPLTPATQLQLMSACYTALLIWEPRINLNKLSLTLLAAGQMAVDIAGVYSLTEDPFNLSVSLR; encoded by the coding sequence ATGAGATACCTCGGTATGAATGCGATAAATGGCCGTGCTATCACGGATAGTGAACATATTCGCCAATCGATTCGCGATATTTTACTGACCCCCATTGGTAGCCGCCTTGCTCGTCGCACTTACGGTTCTTTGCTTTCTGAGTTAATCGATAGCCCCCTAACACCGGCAACCCAATTACAACTGATGTCCGCTTGTTACACCGCCTTGCTGATTTGGGAGCCGCGTATTAATTTGAACAAACTCTCCCTCACGCTACTCGCCGCCGGCCAAATGGCGGTGGATATTGCAGGCGTTTATTCCTTAACTGAAGATCCTTTTAACCTGTCTGTTTCACTGAGGTAA
- a CDS encoding baseplate J/gp47 family protein: MATIDLSLLPAPHVVEMLDFEMLLTERKNALINACPDEIKGIIKNTLALESEPLSKLLQENVYRELLLRQRVNEAALASMVAFARGADLDQLAANNNVKRLILTPGNDNAIPPEPPIYESDSDLRVRIPAAFEGLSVAGPMGSYAYHARSADGQVADASVISPQPAEVTVSILAREGNGTASADLLEKVNKALNDEDVRPVADRVTVQSAKIINYTIDAVLYLYPAPEYEPILHAAQEKIAKYTTEQHRLGRHIVLSAIYAALHVPGVQRVALKAPKQDIVLDKTQASFCTEITIRRGDDNEK; this comes from the coding sequence ATGGCCACGATTGATTTAAGTCTGCTGCCCGCCCCTCATGTGGTCGAAATGTTAGATTTTGAGATGTTACTCACCGAACGCAAAAACGCGTTAATCAACGCCTGTCCCGATGAAATCAAAGGGATCATTAAAAATACCTTAGCGTTAGAGTCCGAACCATTAAGCAAATTACTGCAAGAGAATGTCTATCGCGAACTGTTATTACGCCAACGGGTCAATGAAGCGGCGCTGGCTAGTATGGTGGCATTTGCTCGTGGGGCAGATTTAGATCAGCTGGCGGCAAATAATAATGTTAAGCGGCTGATTTTAACCCCGGGTAATGACAATGCTATTCCCCCGGAGCCGCCTATTTATGAATCCGATAGCGACCTGCGGGTACGTATTCCAGCCGCCTTTGAGGGCTTAAGTGTTGCCGGCCCCATGGGGAGTTATGCATACCATGCCCGCAGTGCCGATGGTCAGGTAGCCGATGCGTCGGTGATAAGTCCGCAACCGGCCGAGGTCACTGTTTCGATTTTGGCACGTGAAGGCAATGGCACCGCTAGCGCTGACTTGTTAGAAAAAGTGAATAAGGCGCTTAATGATGAGGACGTGCGGCCAGTGGCCGATAGAGTCACGGTACAGTCAGCGAAAATCATTAATTACACCATTGATGCGGTGCTGTATCTCTACCCCGCACCGGAATATGAACCGATTTTACATGCCGCACAGGAAAAAATTGCTAAATACACCACCGAACAGCACCGCTTAGGCCGGCATATTGTGCTTAGTGCCATTTATGCGGCACTCCATGTACCCGGGGTTCAACGGGTGGCATTAAAGGCACCGAAACAGGATATTGTGTTGGATAAAACCCAAGCCAGTTTTTGTACTGAAATAACAATCCGTCGCGGTGATGACAATGAAAAATGA
- a CDS encoding phage tail protein I — translation MKNDLLPTGSSPLERAAALALAEIERIPVPIRQLWQPDKCPVHLLPYLAWAFSVDRWDINWPEKAKREAIKSAMFIHQHKGTIGALRRVVEPLGYLIRVTEWWQSGDAPGTFRLDIGVNENGITEEMFFELEALIEGAKPVSRHLKGLAIELESYGRFYYGLACFDGDITTVYPYTSTEINTTGEYMPGMAIHLIDMIEVATS, via the coding sequence ATGAAAAATGACCTGCTACCGACCGGATCATCGCCCTTAGAGCGTGCCGCTGCCCTTGCGCTGGCGGAGATTGAACGTATACCGGTGCCCATTCGTCAACTCTGGCAGCCCGATAAATGCCCCGTCCACTTACTGCCTTATCTGGCCTGGGCATTTAGTGTTGACCGTTGGGATATCAATTGGCCAGAGAAAGCCAAACGTGAGGCGATTAAATCCGCCATGTTTATTCATCAACATAAAGGCACCATTGGCGCACTGCGACGGGTAGTTGAGCCCTTAGGTTATTTAATTCGGGTGACCGAATGGTGGCAAAGCGGCGATGCGCCAGGCACTTTTCGCTTAGATATCGGGGTTAATGAAAACGGCATTACCGAAGAAATGTTCTTTGAATTAGAGGCACTGATTGAAGGCGCCAAACCCGTCAGTCGCCATTTAAAGGGACTGGCCATTGAACTGGAAAGTTACGGCCGATTTTATTATGGACTTGCCTGTTTTGATGGCGATATCACCACCGTTTACCCCTACACCTCCACTGAAATTAACACAACGGGTGAGTATATGCCCGGCATGGCAATACATCTTATTGATATGATAGAGGTGGCGACATCATGA
- a CDS encoding phage tail protein: MKYFALLTEIGENLLAQATALGTKLELTHIAVGDGNGQLPIPDPKQTKLVAEKRRGAINTLFIDEKNKNQIVAEQIIPETDGGWWVREIGLFDKSANLIAVANCPETYKPQLSEGSARTQTIRMILIVSHTESVTVKIDPSVVLATREYVDKAIEVRDKKINDIVNKKLDKTDIVQETGNNTDKVMSQKACTDLLAKKISDESLEAGKIYISGSSTDAVLSIGGSTGYDIVANKKTKTLILRNVSTNTTINVPTKSGTLALVSDLTATLYPIGIAIFFAQNKNPNQLFPGTKWQYTGENKTIRLAKADGSDILKTGGADTIKLTEAQLPAHGHTFSATTSSFDYGTKTTSTTGEHAHNYTNKSKSTRTSGDAWSAAAGENVNATTSASGNHAHTVAIGAHNHTVSGTTGKTGSGSEINIINAFVTLMCWYRVS, translated from the coding sequence ATGAAATATTTTGCCCTATTAACGGAAATTGGCGAAAACCTGTTAGCCCAGGCGACCGCACTGGGTACCAAACTGGAATTAACCCACATAGCGGTCGGTGATGGTAACGGTCAATTACCTATTCCCGATCCCAAACAGACCAAACTGGTGGCTGAGAAACGCCGTGGTGCCATTAATACCTTATTTATTGATGAAAAAAATAAAAATCAGATTGTCGCCGAACAGATCATCCCGGAAACCGACGGAGGTTGGTGGGTGCGCGAAATCGGCCTATTCGATAAATCAGCCAATTTAATTGCGGTGGCCAACTGCCCTGAAACCTATAAACCGCAATTATCCGAAGGCTCAGCCCGTACCCAAACTATCCGTATGATACTGATTGTCAGCCATACCGAATCGGTGACAGTAAAAATCGATCCATCGGTGGTGCTAGCGACACGCGAATACGTTGATAAAGCGATTGAAGTGCGGGATAAAAAAATCAACGATATCGTGAATAAAAAACTGGATAAAACTGATATTGTTCAGGAGACCGGCAATAATACGGATAAAGTGATGAGTCAGAAAGCCTGTACGGATCTTTTGGCCAAGAAGATCTCAGATGAATCCCTTGAAGCAGGGAAAATCTACATTTCCGGTTCAAGTACGGATGCCGTGTTATCAATCGGTGGCTCAACGGGTTATGACATTGTCGCGAATAAAAAAACTAAAACGCTTATATTGCGTAATGTGAGTACAAACACGACGATTAATGTACCGACTAAATCTGGTACGCTGGCGCTCGTATCGGATTTAACCGCCACCCTCTACCCCATTGGTATTGCCATCTTTTTTGCCCAAAACAAAAATCCTAATCAACTGTTTCCAGGTACAAAATGGCAATATACCGGTGAAAATAAAACCATCCGCTTAGCTAAAGCCGATGGCAGCGATATCTTAAAAACCGGTGGTGCCGATACGATTAAATTGACCGAAGCCCAATTACCCGCGCATGGGCACACTTTTTCAGCAACAACCAGCAGTTTTGATTATGGTACGAAAACCACTAGCACAACGGGTGAACATGCGCATAACTATACCAACAAAAGTAAATCTACCAGGACATCTGGTGACGCTTGGAGTGCAGCAGCCGGGGAAAACGTCAATGCCACAACCTCTGCTAGCGGAAATCATGCCCATACCGTTGCCATTGGGGCACACAATCATACGGTTTCAGGTACAACCGGAAAGACAGGCAGTGGTAGCGAAATTAATATCATTAATGCTTTTGTTACTTTGATGTGCTGGTATCGGGTGAGTTAA
- a CDS encoding phage tail sheath protein, translated as MAQDYHHGVRVIELNDGTRPIRTISTAIIGMVCIANDADDKIFPLNKPVLITDVQSAVSKAGKTGTLAPALQAIADQAKPITVVVRVEQGETEDETTANIIGGLTTADGSKTGIQTFLAAQNSVGVKPRILGAPGIDNKDVASALASAAQKLRAMAYVSAYDCKTAGEAVKYRENFSQREVMLIWPDFLSFDNVNKTQTTAWATARALGLRAKIDNDTGWHKTLSNVGVNGVTGISADLSWDLQDPDTDAGLLNENDITTLIRHNGFRFWGSRTCSDDPLFQFESYTRTAQILADTMADAHMWAIDKPLSPSLVRDIIEGINAKLRTMKTLGYLLGGQCWFDDSVNDKEGLKAGKLLIDYDYTPVPPLENLLLRQRITDRYLMDFGSQIKG; from the coding sequence ATGGCGCAAGATTACCACCACGGCGTGCGGGTGATTGAACTCAATGATGGCACCCGTCCGATTCGTACCATTAGCACCGCGATTATTGGTATGGTTTGTATCGCTAATGATGCAGACGATAAAATATTTCCTTTAAATAAGCCGGTACTTATTACTGATGTGCAAAGTGCAGTGAGCAAAGCCGGTAAAACTGGCACACTGGCACCCGCATTACAGGCAATTGCCGATCAGGCAAAACCGATAACGGTGGTGGTACGGGTTGAACAAGGCGAAACCGAAGACGAAACCACCGCCAATATTATTGGTGGTTTAACGACAGCAGACGGTAGCAAAACAGGTATCCAGACGTTCTTGGCGGCGCAAAATAGCGTTGGCGTTAAGCCGCGTATTTTAGGCGCACCTGGGATCGATAATAAAGATGTCGCGTCCGCACTGGCTAGCGCTGCGCAAAAACTGCGTGCTATGGCTTATGTGAGTGCTTATGACTGCAAAACCGCCGGTGAAGCAGTGAAATATCGCGAAAACTTTAGCCAGCGTGAAGTTATGCTGATTTGGCCAGATTTTTTAAGCTTTGATAATGTCAATAAAACGCAAACTACCGCCTGGGCAACAGCACGGGCACTGGGGTTACGCGCCAAAATCGATAATGATACCGGCTGGCACAAAACCCTATCAAACGTCGGTGTCAATGGAGTGACAGGTATTTCTGCTGATCTGTCCTGGGATTTACAAGACCCTGATACCGATGCGGGGTTATTAAACGAAAACGATATCACCACCTTAATTCGCCATAACGGTTTTCGCTTCTGGGGGTCGCGCACCTGTTCGGATGATCCATTGTTTCAGTTTGAAAGTTATACCCGCACTGCGCAAATTCTGGCTGATACGATGGCGGATGCCCATATGTGGGCCATCGATAAGCCCCTTTCACCGTCACTGGTTCGCGATATTATCGAAGGCATTAATGCCAAGTTACGCACTATGAAAACCCTGGGTTATCTGTTAGGCGGCCAATGCTGGTTTGATGACAGTGTCAATGATAAAGAAGGGTTAAAAGCGGGCAAGCTGCTAATCGACTATGACTATACACCAGTTCCACCGTTAGAAAATCTATTGTTACGTCAGCGTATCACTGATCGCTATCTGATGGATTTTGGCAGCCAAATAAAGGGATAA
- a CDS encoding phage major tail tube protein yields MALPRKLKNMNLFNDGENYLGIVEEVTLPKLTRKLEGYRGGGMNGEAQIDLGLDSGALDMEITLGGGEAQLYKQWGIATIDGVLLRFCGAYQRDDTGDVTAVEIVVRGRLAEIDPGSAKSGDNSQTKLSFKPAYYKLLWDGEELIEIDIVNMIEKAGGVDRLEQQRAAIGL; encoded by the coding sequence ATGGCACTTCCACGCAAACTCAAAAATATGAATCTGTTTAATGATGGGGAAAACTATCTCGGTATTGTGGAAGAAGTCACCTTACCGAAATTAACCCGTAAATTAGAAGGCTATCGCGGTGGCGGCATGAATGGCGAAGCGCAGATTGATTTAGGTCTCGATAGCGGTGCGCTGGATATGGAAATCACCCTCGGTGGCGGGGAAGCGCAACTCTATAAACAATGGGGGATCGCTACCATTGATGGCGTATTACTGCGCTTTTGTGGTGCTTATCAGCGTGATGACACCGGCGATGTGACCGCCGTTGAAATCGTGGTCAGAGGACGCCTGGCAGAGATTGATCCAGGCAGCGCCAAATCGGGCGATAACAGCCAAACCAAACTCAGTTTTAAACCCGCCTATTACAAACTGTTATGGGACGGTGAAGAGCTGATTGAAATTGATATTGTCAATATGATTGAAAAAGCCGGCGGCGTTGACCGTCTTGAACAACAACGCGCCGCCATTGGCTTATAA
- a CDS encoding phage tail assembly protein has protein sequence MTESKTAVNTDNQITVTLDESLQRGNTTINEIIIRKPNSGALRGVRLYALMEMDVDSAALVLPRVTTPALTKAEIFSLAPCDLVSLITELTSFLVPKSALTASPNS, from the coding sequence ATGACAGAGTCAAAAACCGCAGTAAACACCGATAACCAAATTACCGTCACGTTGGATGAATCTCTGCAACGCGGCAATACCACCATCAATGAAATCATTATTCGTAAACCCAACAGTGGCGCTTTACGCGGTGTTCGCCTTTATGCTCTGATGGAGATGGATGTCGATTCGGCGGCATTAGTGCTGCCGCGCGTAACCACGCCAGCATTAACCAAAGCAGAGATTTTTAGTCTGGCACCCTGTGATTTAGTCAGTCTTATTACAGAACTAACCAGTTTTTTAGTACCGAAATCGGCGCTTACCGCTTCCCCGAACAGTTAA
- a CDS encoding GpE family phage tail protein, which translates to MNDLEADIAVIFHWPPSEMAQMSLTELLAWRYQAFKRSGADNE; encoded by the coding sequence GTGAATGACTTAGAAGCGGATATTGCCGTGATATTCCACTGGCCGCCTTCTGAAATGGCGCAAATGAGTTTGACTGAACTATTAGCCTGGCGTTATCAGGCTTTTAAACGCAGTGGTGCCGATAATGAGTAA
- a CDS encoding phage tail protein, which yields MALAALGLFVFQLKTTPYQNMQINKRWRYGVNSRIGTRPTCQFIGPDNDDITLSGSLYPELTGGKVSLVVLEMMAESGKAWSFLDGDGNIYGMFVIEEISQNKSYFFANGAARKIDFTLKLKRADSSLSAVFGDLSQQLAGILS from the coding sequence ATGGCATTAGCGGCGCTGGGCTTATTCGTTTTTCAGCTAAAAACCACCCCTTATCAAAATATGCAGATCAACAAGCGCTGGCGATATGGGGTTAACTCCCGCATAGGAACGCGGCCAACCTGCCAATTTATTGGGCCGGATAATGACGATATTACGTTAAGTGGTTCTCTTTACCCCGAACTCACCGGCGGTAAAGTCTCATTGGTTGTCTTAGAGATGATGGCCGAGAGCGGCAAAGCCTGGAGCTTTTTAGATGGGGACGGCAATATTTACGGCATGTTTGTGATTGAAGAAATCAGCCAGAATAAAAGTTATTTTTTTGCCAATGGTGCCGCCCGAAAAATCGATTTTACCCTGAAACTAAAACGGGCGGACAGTTCCCTATCGGCGGTATTTGGTGACCTGAGTCAACAGCTAGCAGGGATATTATCATGA
- a CDS encoding phage late control D family protein: MISEENSPAYALAAGSRNINALIQGRLISLTLTDNRGFEAEQLDIELDDSDGQLALPHRGETLSLHLGWKNETLIHKGTFTVDEISYSGAPDKLTIHGRSADFRSTLNSRRELSYHQKKLGEIVRTIAKRNKLMPIVDNTLASITITHIDQTNESDGAFLTRLAQQEGAIATVKNGNLLFIRQGQAKTASGKPLPQIIITREIGDNYQFSLAERSAYTGVVANWLNTRQPQQKKPIKLKRQLKNNNKQGNYLVGEEGNILTLSHTYANKSNAARAAKSVWEKIQRGVANFSIQLAKGRADLYPEMPVKTFGFKPEIDIADWIITRVTHTLNDNGFITALELEVKISELEMQD, translated from the coding sequence ATGATAAGCGAAGAAAACAGCCCCGCCTATGCGTTAGCCGCTGGCAGTCGTAATATCAATGCCTTGATACAGGGTCGATTAATATCATTAACCTTAACGGATAATCGCGGATTTGAGGCTGAGCAGCTGGATATTGAATTAGATGATAGCGACGGGCAATTAGCCTTACCCCATCGCGGCGAAACCCTGTCATTACACCTGGGCTGGAAAAATGAAACACTCATTCATAAAGGCACCTTTACTGTGGATGAGATTAGCTATAGCGGCGCGCCGGATAAATTAACTATTCATGGCCGCAGTGCCGATTTTCGCTCAACCTTAAATAGCCGACGGGAATTGTCTTATCATCAAAAAAAATTGGGTGAAATTGTTCGCACGATTGCCAAACGCAATAAATTAATGCCGATTGTCGATAACACATTAGCTAGCATCACGATTACCCATATTGACCAGACCAATGAATCAGACGGCGCATTTCTCACCCGCCTAGCGCAACAGGAAGGGGCGATTGCGACGGTCAAAAATGGCAACCTGCTATTTATCCGCCAGGGACAGGCAAAAACCGCCAGTGGCAAACCCTTGCCGCAAATCATTATTACCCGTGAAATTGGCGATAATTATCAATTTTCACTGGCCGAACGCAGTGCTTATACTGGCGTGGTGGCCAACTGGTTAAATACCCGTCAGCCCCAGCAAAAAAAACCGATTAAATTAAAACGCCAGTTAAAAAATAATAACAAACAAGGTAATTACTTAGTTGGCGAAGAAGGTAATATTCTGACCTTGAGCCATACCTATGCCAATAAAAGCAATGCCGCCCGTGCCGCAAAATCAGTATGGGAGAAAATCCAACGAGGAGTGGCTAACTTTTCGATTCAACTGGCTAAAGGCCGTGCCGATCTCTACCCTGAAATGCCAGTAAAAACGTTTGGCTTTAAACCCGAGATTGATATCGCCGACTGGATCATAACCCGCGTCACCCATACCTTAAATGACAACGGATTTATCACCGCACTGGAATTAGAAGTAAAGATCAGCGAATTAGAAATGCAAGACTAA
- a CDS encoding ogr/Delta-like zinc finger family protein has translation MMRCPLCGYAAHTRSSLQISSETKERYNQCQNINCGATFVSHETVARFISQPGKVEPVNPHLDRFEQMAFHL, from the coding sequence ATGATGAGATGTCCCCTTTGCGGCTATGCCGCCCATACCCGCAGTTCATTACAAATCTCAAGCGAAACCAAAGAGCGTTATAATCAATGCCAGAATATTAATTGTGGCGCGACATTTGTCAGTCATGAAACCGTGGCCAGATTTATTTCCCAACCAGGAAAAGTTGAGCCGGTCAATCCCCATCTTGATCGGTTTGAACAGATGGCATTTCATTTATAG
- the pgsA gene encoding CDP-diacylglycerol--glycerol-3-phosphate 3-phosphatidyltransferase, whose translation MQLNIPTWLTLFRIILIPFFVLFFYLPFHWAPFVCAFLFVIAALTDWFDGFLARLWQQTTKFGAFLDPVADKIMVVTALVLVTEYYHTWWVTLPTVTMIAREIIISSLREWMAEVGKRSCVAVSWIGKFKTAAQMGSLVGLLWHPNIQIEVIAIVLLYFAAALTFWSMFQYLSAAWKNLNEA comes from the coding sequence ATGCAATTAAATATCCCAACTTGGTTAACACTTTTTCGTATCATATTGATTCCGTTTTTTGTGTTATTTTTTTATCTTCCTTTTCATTGGGCGCCTTTTGTTTGTGCGTTTCTTTTTGTCATTGCGGCGTTAACCGACTGGTTTGATGGTTTTCTTGCCAGACTCTGGCAGCAAACAACTAAATTTGGTGCATTTTTAGATCCCGTTGCTGATAAAATTATGGTAGTAACGGCATTAGTATTGGTGACCGAATATTATCATACTTGGTGGGTTACATTACCAACAGTGACGATGATTGCGCGTGAAATTATTATTTCTTCATTACGGGAATGGATGGCTGAAGTGGGCAAACGTAGTTGTGTGGCTGTTTCTTGGATTGGAAAATTTAAAACAGCTGCCCAGATGGGCTCATTAGTAGGATTGCTCTGGCATCCTAATATCCAAATTGAGGTAATTGCTATCGTATTACTTTATTTTGCGGCTGCTTTAACGTTTTGGTCTATGTTTCAATATTTATCTGCAGCTTGGAAAAATTTGAATGAAGCTTGA